The Malus sylvestris chromosome 14, drMalSylv7.2, whole genome shotgun sequence genome segment AAATCATGAGATACAAAAATTGTTCTCAACTTTGTCCTTCAGAAGTCGTAGTTTACTCCACTGAAGATAGGAGTTCGAATCTCACCACTGCTACTTGAACCAGCcatgaatttgaaaaattttgaTTCTAGGGTTTCACTTAGAATTTTCCCCCTTTTTGAGAATCAAAAAAACGCCCCACTCTTTGATCAgattagctctgataccatgttggtatttagacaatctttcatcattaataaggcttgaataaaatgataaagattgaaaatcaaagaaacagagTGCAGAGAGCTTTTGAAAACAGAGGTCTGATATTTTCATTCACATATTTCTAATATATATGGCTCAATACATAAGCCgactgaagtaattgggtcgactgataaagagaatgggtcgactgataaaggcaACAGTCAGCCCTTTTACACAGAATCAGTTTCAGTAAAGCAGAATCAGTTTAAGTAAAGCATTAACTTTTAACAATTTTGACTAATTTTACTAATTCTGTGATATATGCCAAAATGAGCTCGAATGGGTTATATTTTAATTTACATTTATTTAAGTACTTCTGTGAGTTTGTTGGATGATCAATTTGTTCTTATATAATAAATTCTTTTGTGAAATATAGAGAGATGTCTCTTCTGGGATATATTATATCCATCGGTTTTGGTTCTAAATTATCATGTCTTCCTCGGTAATATATAAGGTTGTATGAATTTCATTGTCTAAACTCTCTTCAATTTCAGGAGCCTCAAGTGGAATTGGCGCAGAGACAGCGCGTGTTCTTGCCTTGCGCGGTCTTCATGTAGTTATGGCAGTAAGGAACATGGATTCTGGCGCGACCGTCAAAGAAACAATCCTTAAAGAAATTCCGAACGCAAAAATTGATGTCAGGCAGTTAGACCTCAGCTCTTTGGCATCTGTAAGAAATTTTGCATCAGATTATAATTCCTCCGGCCTTCCACTCAATATCCTAATGTAAGAGCAACcaccttattaatttttttttccttcagtttATACTTTCACTTTGTATGTATTGTGCTAGAGATATATACCCTATTGGAACGTACTAGTTTGAATTCTATCTGCACGTTGCGAACGCACTGACTTAAGTATTACACTTTCTTCTTTGTTGGAAGTAACAATGCAGGGGCAGGGGCAACTCCATTCAAGCTTTCTCAAGACAGCATAGAACTCGTGTTTGCAACTAACCATTTGGGTTAGTTGCCTAACAACTTTTTTCCAACTCTGAACTGTCGGCCAACAGATCAGTTTTGTACAATTTGCTTTAATTTTATCAATGCATTTGGCAACTTGCTCGAACCATAAAATGTGCAGGTCATTTTCTTCTCACAAATCTTTTGTTGGAGACCATGAAAAGTACATCGCGAGAAAGCAACAGAGAGGGGAGAATTGTCAATGTATCATCACTACTTCATCAATATGGATACCGTGAAGGAATTCGTTTTGATAAAATTAATGATACAGCTGGGTATGCTGATTTAGTATTTATTTTCCGTTTTTAACATTCTGTGGTGTATGTTTTGGATAAATATATGCCAATAATCAACTGTTTTGTTTGCTACTACACAGCTACAACAGATATTTCGCCTATGCACAATCCAAGCTTGCTAACGTTTTGCATGCTAATGAGCTTACAAGGCGTATGAAGGTATTGAACATTTTAATTAGGTCACCCAGTGCAATACACTGCATATATCTATACATACAGCTATTATTGATCTCCAGAAATTCTTGGTTCGCATGGTTACTTATTTTTTAACAGGAAGAAGGGGTAGAGATAACTGCCAATTCTCTTCATCCCGGAGCAATTGGCACCAAAATTACCCGCAATGATTGCTTTTTTCAGTGTAAGAATTCGTCTTTTGTACTTTACCAGCGTCATATTGTTCCAATGGGAGGGTTACCTTCATGGATACATGATTCATCATTATACATATTAGCTCATAACCAAAGTTCTTGAATACTTAAGCAAAAGATTTGTAGCTCAAGTTGCTAAGAACATTTTGTGTTGCATCCAGGCCCTTGTTCGGTTCTCCCTCCCTCAGTATCTATTGTGTTGACACTGAGTATTTGTTTGGTTTTCCACTGATCAactgactttttttttaatggctTGACACAGGTTTATTCAACGTGTTCGGTATATTTACCGGTAAAACTATTCCGCAGGTATGCACTTCTTTATTTTCCACAAAGTGTGCCTATATATAATCTTTTGTTATACTTTTGGGACTACTGCCACATGCATCATATTTGTAGACCACATCATTGAAGAGGTGAGATTCAAAAGTATAAGCTGGACTCACTTCCATTAGAAATGCGATCTACAATATGATGCAGTTAATTTCTTTGTTTGGTTGGTGGGCGTTAGGAATCTTGTATCGCTGACATTTTATATAGCCAATGTGGTTAAATAATCTCACTGTACATGGCCGTGTAGGGTGCGGCAACCACATGCTTTGTGGCACTTCATCCACAAGTAAAGGGAGTAAGCGGCGAATACTTTGTAGACTGTAACATTGCCAAATCAAGCTCTCAGGCAAAAGATGCAGATTTGGCTGCAAAACTCTGGGATTTTAGTTTGACTTTTACCAATCCCAAATAATGAGGGGTAATAAACTTTGCTGGTACGTCGTGTTGTGGTGGCTTCGTTACCATTGACCAGTTTTTGTGTAGTGAAATCAATTGCCAAATTTTAAACTGTGATAAAACGTTGGACAACTCACACTTTAAAGTTCCCGTTTGCACTGTATTTGTAATTTAATCAGTTGGACTAGAAACTGGAGTATATAAACTATATGAAAGGACCTAGAAAACTAATAAATATTATCTTATTCCATAATGGTAATAGGGAACTGTTATTGacattctaaaaatctcattttgtgctcctcataaatatatttttctttctaaatatagaaagtttggagagcaaataTGAATTATGGAGTATCAATAACAATTTTCATTATATATTTCATAGACCACATGACAAGGGGGAcatccaataaaaaaaatgacaactATTTAGCTTCGATTTTCCTTCCACGTCACAAGTTAAAAAAATGTCCTTATACATGACCTGTTTTTGTAATAAAAGCTATTATATCTAGCTGCAATTTGTCAGGTATATACTATCTTGCATGGGCATTGATTTGTGAAGGAAGTTTaagtttcaccataaaatcatttaataatatGAGAAGTGGATCAACCTACTTTAAGTTCATACAAGGTTATTTTTTTCATCAATGTGAGATTGATTCTCAAAACTTTGTTCAATGATATAACGCCATGTGAAGAAAAACTTACACATGTTTGTTGGCAAAACACTACGGTAATTACATAACTGTATCATAAAAGTCTTTCTTCTCAAAATAAGATTGTTAATTAAAGACTAAATATTTTTGTAGCGTATAAATTTGTTTAATACCAAGAGGTGCAAGTGGCATTGGGTGAGATCACATCACATGTTCTTCGGAGTCTTTCAACACTGTGAAATAGATGCACactcatttttcttattttttgtgtGCAACGTATTGTTTTAAGTGTCAACACGAACGTTTTACGATTGTTTCATGCATGCATATGATTAACTTAGATTACTATCAATCTATTGGTGCTGAAGCTTGGCGGCAAAGAATCAGTttaaatgtttttgttttagtttaaaTCTGAGCCATTGCATTATAGTTCATATGGGAGCTCAATCTTGTTTCTAGCTTAAGTGATAGATTAAGACAAGTGGCATCATCTCATAGGGTCATAGCAATTAAGGGTTGTGATTGAATCTAGTGTAGATGAGTGAAGGATCTCCCTTCCTATTTCATGTATAACGGTAACAAACCCCACATGTTTTGTAGTGAGGTATTCCAAACTCAATGCAATCATCTTCTCTCTGAAATTCTCTCTACATTCTcttcaattctcaaaagttgCAGAAGACCTCCATTGAAATATacagaaaacataaaaatgctatcatggcctcagagccaggtttCATCGTCTAAACTGGGCGTGAAATCTGTGAGTGTGAGTAGTGCCAAGCTTAGAGCTTCAGTTTTCAATGGAGAGAACTACGAGGTTTGAAGGATTCGTATGACAACTATACTGAAATCGTATGATTTGTGGGAGTTGGTTGAAAATGGATTTGAACTTCCATATTCGAAGACTGAGAAAGTTGTGGTCGATGAGACGAAAAAGGAGACACCGGAGGTGGTGTCATTTAGTGAGATCCTGATGAAGGATGCTCGTGCACTTGGAATGATTCAAGGCGCTGTCTCGGATCAGATCTTCCCTaaaattatgaatgaagagacaTCCAAAGGAGCCTGGGATGTTCTGAATGGTGAATTTCGAGGAGATAAACAAGTAAGAAATGTAAAATTGCAAGGGTTACGTAGAGATTTTGAGTATACTCGCATGAAGGATAGTGAATCTTTGTCTATGTATCTCTCTAGATTGTTTGATATTATTAATCAAATGAGAAGTTATGGAGAATAACTATCTTGGGAGAGAATTGTGCAGAAATTACTAATTAGTCTTCCAAAAACATATGATGCAATCTGCACTGTGATTGAGCATTATAGAGATCTCAAAACTCTTGAGGTCCAAGAAGTTGTTGCTTCTCTCAAGGGATTCGAGCAAAGGCTTGATTTACATGCTGAGTCCTCTACTGAGAGAGCATTTGCAAGTTTAAATGTTGCAACTAAAGGTTCCAGAAGTGGTGGATTCTCTGGGAATCAGAGATCTCAAGAGAACTGGAAGCCAAGAGGGAGAGGTTGGGATCACAAGCCTAACTTTGTCCATAGGCATAATAACACTGGGAGAAATTGGGATCACTTGCCTAATTATGCTCAGAGGTAGAATAACACATAGAGAAATTGGGATCATAGGCCTAATAATGCTCAGAAGCAAAACAACACTCAGGGAGATTGTAAATGGTGTGACAAGTTCCACTATGGGAAGTGTTGGTACAAGGGTAAACCAAAATGCACAGGCTATGGCAAACCAGGTCATGCTGAGAAAGATTGCCATGAGAATAAAGAAGTGCAAAAGGTTAATTGTGCAAGGCAAATGGAAGAGACAAGATCATTATTCTATGCCTGTAATGTAGTAACAGATGTGAAGGTGAACAACTCTTGGTATATTGACAGTGGTTGCAGTAATCACATGACAGGTGATGAGAAGTTGTTAGTCAATATCTAGAGAAATTTGACTTCTAAAGTGAAGATGGGAAATGGAGAAATTGTTCAGGTAGTTGGAAAAGGAACTTTGGTGATATAGACCAACTTGGGAAGAAAACACATACAAGAAGTGATGCTTGTTCCTAGACTCGAGGAGAATCTTCTCAGTGTTGGAcaaatgatggagcatggctATTACTTGGTGTTTGGAGGAAATGTAGTGAACATTTTTTATGGCTGTTCACTTGACAATTTGGTAGTAAGAGTACATATGACAAGTAACAGGTGTTTTCCCTTAACAATGATGCCTGCATATCAGCTTGTTCTAAGAGTAAATGTCACACAATGCTTCCAGATTTAGCACGAAAGGCTGGGGCATTTGAATGTGAGAAGTCTCAACTGCTTGAAGAACAGGAAATGGTGCATGGATTGCCTCACTTAGAAATGTCTATAAGTGTATGTGAGGGTTGTATGATGGGAAAACAACACAGGGACTCATTTCCTTCTGAATCAAGATGGAAAGCCAATGATCCATTAAAATTGATTCACACAGACATCTGTGGTCCAATGCAAGTTGAAACTCATTTTGGAAACAAGTATTTTCTGTTATATATAGATGATTGCACTAGAATGACATAGGTGTACTTTTTGAGGTATAAGTCTGATGCATTGGTGTGTTTTAAGAAGTTCAAGGCAATGACTGAATTGCAATGTGGATATAAGGTGAAATGTCTAATAAGTGATAGAGGGAGAGAATTTCTTTCTATTGAATTTGACAAGTACTGTAGTGAGTTAGGAATTCAAAGACAGTTAACTATGGCCTAGactccccaacaaaatggagtgTCAGAGAGAAAGAATATGACTGTGGTGGAAATGGCAAAGTCAATGTTGCATGAAAAGAACCTTCCATATGTATTTTGGGCAGAAGTAATGAATACTGCAGTTTATTTGCTTAATAGGTGTCCTACCAAAGCATTGAAGAAAACAACTCCATTTGAAGCCTACAGTGGCAGAAAACCAGGGATAGCTCATTTGAAGGTTTTTGGTTCACTTTGCTATGTGCACATCCCTTGAAATCTCATACACAGGTTGGAAGAAAACAGCCATAAGTGCATCTTTGTAGGCTATTGTGCTAGTGAGAAAGGTTACATATTGTATGATCCGATTTCAAAGAAGATCATTCTATCAAAAGATGTTACATTTGATGAGAATACTTCATGGGATTGGAACTGCACTACCAGCAATGAAGTGAGATTTCCAGTTGTCACTGAGTATCAAAGTGCTAATGAGATCTGTGAAACTGGTGAAAGTTCTCATTCAGAGCAACCTGTTACTTCTTAAAGTGAAAGTGTGATTGACAGGTCTCAAGTATATGATTCTAGACCTAAAAAGTGGAAAAGTGTGAGTGAAATAATGGCTCAGTGCTACATGTGTATTATTGAACCTGAAAGCTATGATGATGCAGCTAAAGATGAATCATGGAGAAAGGCAATGGAAGTTGAGTTGGAAATGATAGAGAAGAATAATACATGGCAGCTTGTTGAGAGACCATTTGACAAGCCTATGATTGGTGTCAAGTGGGTTTATAAGACCAAACTCAATCTAGATGGTAATGTGCAGAAAAATAAAGCTAGATTGGTGGTTAAAGGCTATTCACAAAAGCCTggaattgactacaatgaaaccTTTGCCCCAGTGGCAAGGTTGGATACTATTAAAACCTTGATTGCCCTTGCTACACAGAAGAAATGGAACTTGTATCAACTGGATGTGAAGTCTGTGTTTCTCAATGGAGTGTTAAAGGAAGAAGTGTATGTTGAGCAACCACAAAGCTTTGTGAATGAGAATAAAGAAACTAAGGTGTACAGATTGCACAAGGCACTGTATAGATTGAAACAGGCACCAAGGGCCTGGTATGGTGAAATTAATGCTTATTTCAACAGTGCTAGTTTCAAGAAGAGCTTAAGTGAAACAACCTTATATGTGAAAACAAGGAAGGATTCAGGTATCATTATTGTCTccttatatgtagatgatattgtaTACATTGGTAGCAATCCACAAATGCTTGAAGAGCTTAGAGATGAAATGATGAAACACTATGAGATGAAATATTTGGGATCgttacattattttcttggaatgGGAGTATTACAAACTGAGAAGAGTATTTTCATACACCAAAAGAAGTATGCATAAAAGCTGATTGAGAAGTTTGGGTTAAAAGACTGCAAAACTATGGCTACTCCACTTGCAGTGAATGAGAAATTGAGCAAAATTGATGGAAGTGAAGttgcaaatgaagaagaataggCAGCTTGTGGAAGTCTTCTCTATTTGACTGCAACTAGACCTGATGTGATGTTTACAGGAAGTTTATTAATAAGGTTCATGCATAATCCTACCAAGAAACATAGGACAACAAAAAGGGTGCTGAGATACATTCAGGGAACAATTGATTTTGGAATTATTTTTGAAAAAGGAAGGACAACTACTCTAATTGGTTGCTGTTATAATGACTGGgcaggaagtgaagatgatatgagAAGCACTTCAGGGTATGCATTTACACTAGGATCTAGTGTATTTTCATAGGCATCGATCAAACAAAGCATAGTGGCATTGTCCACAATAGAAGCAGAATATGTTAGTGCTGCAGAAGCTACTTCTCAAGCAAAATGGTTGAGGTTTGTACTtgaggattttggagaagaacaaCTAAAAGGAACTTATATTATGTATGATAACACATCAGGCAAAGAATCCTATCTTTCATTAAAGAACAAGACATATCAACAGAAAATTCCATTTCATTTGAGAAGCAATTCAAGCCAAGGAGATCAAACTAGTATACTGCAAGGCTGAGAAGAAAGTTGCAGACATTCTCACTAAAGCTTTTCCTAAAGATCGATTTGCATACCCAAGGGAGCTACTTGGAGTTAAATCAACTAAAGGGTTAAAGGAGAGTGTTGGTGTATAACCCTTCAGCTGAAGCTTGGCGGCAAAGAATCGGTttaaatgtttttgttttagtttaaaTCTGAGTCATTGCATCATAGTCCATATGGTAGCTCAATCTTGTTTCTAGCTTAAGTGATAGAGATTAAGACAAGTGGCATCATCTCATATGGTCATAGCAATTAAGGGTTGTGATTGAATCTTGTGTAGATGAGTgaaggatctcccttcctctttCATGTATAATGGTAACAAACCCCACATGTTTTGTAGTAAGGTATTTCGAAATCAAAGCAATCATCTTCTCTCTTAAATTCTCTCTACATTCTctgcaattctcaaaagttgcAGAAGACCTCTATTGAAATAtacaaaaaacacacaaacGCTATCACAATCATCATTGATTATGATGTGTTAAATTGCATTTATAAATTGCTATTGCATATCCTTAATTAGTAGCATCGGTTGTCACTCTATTCTCGTTGACACAATATATCAATAGTACTATAACTTCAGTCTTCTGGTGCCTTTGTTGGCACTCTGCTTTCTCTGTATTGCAAATTTTTAACTTCGTATCATCGTCTGCAACATCAATGGGTGGGATATTTAGCAAGAAAGGAGCATCTGGGTTCTCCTTGTGGTCGACAGCTGAGCAAGTTACTGAAGGGATTAATGGAACTGGTCTAACTGCCATTGTTACAGGTTCATTCTCTAACTTTAACTTCATATACGATTGTATCATGTGATAAAGGATATAGGCAAAGTGAGCTTCAGTTGGTTTAAATTTCAGGAGGCTCAAGTGGTATTGGGGCGAAGACATGTCGCGTTCTTACACTGTGCGGTGTCCATGTAGTTATGGCAGTAAGGAACACTGCAGCTGGGGAAAGCGTTAAAGAAACGATACTTGAAGAAATCCCTGGTGCAAAGATTGATGTTAGGGAGTTTGATCTCAACTCATTGGAATCTGTAAGAAAATTTGGACCAGATTATTTTCTTCCGGCCTTCCACTGAACATTCTTGTGTAAGAAAAGCAActgttttagtttatttttgagCCATACTAGATTGAATTAGACAATATAGATAAGGTTCAATATTATATTTGCATACAAACAGATTTAAATTATACAACGCGTACAACTTAGATCTGATACCGTATTACACAACCATTCAATTTGAACCAAAacatttaaaatgttatattatGAATCAATCAAGATGAAGACAGAATTTACTAACATTTGTTTACCTCATACAATGCTAATATGACAATTATACGTAATGCAATCTCTTCTTTGATGTAAGTAACAATGTAGGGGTAGGAGCGCTCCATTCAAGCTTTCCAAAGACGACATAGAAATGCAATTGCAACTAACCATTTAGGTTTGCTgcataacaatttttttatacCTTAAACTGTATACCAACGGATCCTTCTGTTTTTACCAATTCATTTGTTACTTGAACCATCCAATGTGCAGGTCATTTTCTTCTCACCAAACTTCTGTTAAAGACCATGAAAAGCACGTCAGGAGAAAGCAAAATAGAGGGGAGAATTGTTAATGTATCATCGTCACTTCATCCAGATGGGTACCGCAAAGGGATTCATTTTGATAAAATTAATGATGAAGCGGGGTAAATCTTCTTTCAACTATGCTGATTTAATACTTTAGCATCGGTTTTTAATATTTCGAAGTGCACGTTTCTAAGAAGTTTTCATTAATAATCTAACTCTTTTGGTTGCTAATATACAGATACAACAGATATTATGCCTATGCACAATCCAAGCTTGCTAACTTGTTACATACTAATGAACTTACAAGGCGTCTCAAGGTATTAAACATTTTAAGTCATCCAATGCAAATCTGCAGTAATTCTTGGACGTTGACTTGGTAATTAACTTGTTCTGTTAACAGCAAGAAGGGGTAAAGATAACTGCGAGTTCTCTTCATCCCGGTATGATTTTGACCAATATCGGGTGCCATGATTTATTGTTAAGTTGTAACCTTCATCTTCTTTACTCTACTTATCATGATTTTAGTAATAATGTTTCCTTCAGTAAAGAACTAGTAATATGCCTGCGCGATGCTGCAGGACTTAAATGCACCAACTTTAACTACATGAATAAGACACATTttagttgttgatgcacaaaatcagcgaggattttggtacaatagaaagtgttaagtttgtgacattcgctagattgctccggtcactagtatggataagtatgtaaatggatagtgatgcgaaatatataagcacacaaattaaaccctctttttatcaattgtagtaaagtatgtaagtagggatcattctaggctggggattaggagggattgctaaatcacttggaaactgacttgaaaacgtaaaaacaaagtttaaaacactaactagactcaaagaatgcaaaactatactttaaaacactaaaacaaaccaaaagactcaaaacagcccctaaacactcaaaactaccttaaacacacaatctgggcagttttgggactctaacacaaacttggacgaattttggttttctaatgaactaaaacacttaaaaacataatctaagacaagttctaattaatatgactcaaagaaataagatggggttgattttggacgaaaataattaaattaagacaagaacaaagtaaacaaattcttagacaaatttaagtgaatcaaaacagattgtaaaatgaatttgaatgaaacttatgaatggaaggctagctaggaggttcttctccacacatgtcacacttgcatacaaaacgatttccagttgcttttcgataagctatgaatactcaacgccccaaattaaccgtgaattgcactaattaaccctcagtttttccacaagttattgggttggatgattgcatacgacaacccaaaacattccctacaagttccctacatgaattgcataatagagatacaagcaagaatcattaagttctatgaaaaacataagcattgacgaggcactcgttactatgatttgcatgaaacttatgccaagaatttacttaacgtgattgtgactagcaaccttcactacttgtgaatataagttcataacgattaggtgaaactcccttatattctagcgttaaattcatgcatgaaaattaagcgtgcactctcaaccaacatacacaaatcatttcttatacgatcggataagtaaattgaattcataacttatgaatcacaactggatgtaatcaaatcatattgcaagtatgaacatggtttcgaatcaccccctaactaagagggatttagttcctcatactcacaaagcaaagatacataaaattagacattaaaatcaaaggaaagaaaacacctaaaatgctccaacttgggtagcaagtgcatccaagaattctcctttgcttgcttgcggcagattgctttgtggacggatttttgggtagttttatgatgtagaatggatggtgaatggtatggaaaggtttagggtacgtgtggaggagtgtttgagggttggagggtggtggagaactaggcaaagagggtggaagaaggtggagtggctgttatgttttctaggcactagaatggtgtttttggggtgttttgctacctagaggttgtatggacgaattttttgtgatgaatgatgaatatgagagtgtgaaccctttgccaaggggtgtaaacatgtatatataggccccaaaaaccttagagaatcaggttaggctagggagaatgcacggcaaagagtgtatgtggtgtgcaatggtccaagggtgaaaatgaagtgatgatgcaaagtgtgaagggtaaaatggagtggtcttgtagctagggggcatgaatgattgtgtacattgcatagagatggaaagggaggtgaaaatgtgtcaataaatgggtcaaaggtgcagcaacatgtggtacacaaggcatgggattccaaatgtgaatgatggagcatcaattggtgcatgttatggttgtgaaagttatataaaattttgtgggtgaagggaacaagaggtatcaagcaattaagtgtaataattaaatgaattgaagcatgaaatcagaaattatgtaggggacaagagtgatcaagcatggcatgggaatccaaagggaattctatgttgttttgcatggcaatgaaggcaagttggggtgacaaatttttgggctgagttcttcatcttttggaccataattcttcacattcttggcctctttagttctcaaattcgtccatccactttggcccaaatatgtgacatgcattccaagctccattttgctccaaaatgctccaaaatgcatcttcttgcctactttgtccataaaatctgaaaaaacacaaaaatgactttaaacattaaaataactaaggaaacacgacataaatgcacaagaacaagccaactaagtcgcataaatatgctcctatcagatagagatagggaagcaaacacaagatgtacgtggttcacccagattggctacatccacggagtagaggagttctcattaattgtgaagggtttacacaagtacataggttcaagctttcttttagtgagtacaagtgaatgatttagtacaaatgacattaggaaatattgtgagagaatgatctctatttatagaagagactttctagttttattctgacattgacacgtgtcgtgttgtgattggcttctgatgttgacacgtatcgcgctatgattggcatctgatgtcgacacgtgttgcgttgtgattggcctcctggttgtagggaaactcttctgagtccttgacggtataacgttgaccggtgctcaatagttttgggattggttaagtatggtacaaacagtgctcccctaagttcccgagtgagggaagctcct includes the following:
- the LOC126599258 gene encoding short-chain dehydrogenase TIC 32, chloroplastic-like — its product is MGIFSREGASGFSASSTAEQVTQGIEGTGLTAIVTGASSGIGAETARVLALRGLHVVMAVRNMDSGATVKETILKEIPNAKIDVRQLDLSSLASVRNFASDYNSSGLPLNILINNAGAGATPFKLSQDSIELVFATNHLGHFLLTNLLLETMKSTSRESNREGRIVNVSSLLHQYGYREGIRFDKINDTAGYNRYFAYAQSKLANVLHANELTRRMKEEGVEITANSLHPGAIGTKITRNDCFFQCLFNVFGIFTGKTIPQGAATTCFVALHPQVKGVSGEYFVDCNIAKSSSQAKDADLAAKLWDFSLTFTNPK